From Pelagibacterium flavum:
CAGACGCTTATCGTGACCTCGGGCTTCGGGCGGGCGCAACGTTGGGACGGCCCGATCGAGGAGATCGGGCCCGGTGACGTCGTCTGGTTTGCACCCGGTGAAAAGCATTGGCACGGGGCCGAGCCGGAGACGGCGATGACGCACATCGCCGTGCAGGAGGTTCAGGACGGCAGGGCAGTCGACTGGTTGGAGAAGGTTTCCGACGAGGAGTATGGGGCGTAAGCGCGGCAAGGGTTCATCGCCCGTTTGCGTGGGCCCTGGTGAACCCGGTGCTCAAGAGAGAACCGCCGGGTCTGCCGGTTACTGGATCCCGGCTCAAGGCCGGGATGACATTGGTGGGATATGGGTGATTTTGTGAGGCTTTAGGCGCCGAGACGTTCTCTGAGCCACGCCGCCCCATCGTCGAGCGCCCGCGCGGCGAGGGATGAGACCGAGACCGCTTCGAGAAACGCGTGGACCGAGCCGGGGTAGAGGCCGCCCGAGACCGGGACATTGGCCGCCTCGAAGGCCGATTTGAGGGCCAGGTTTTCGTCTCGGAGGATGTCGAGGTCGGCGATGGTCATGAAGGTCGGGGGCAAGCCCTTCAGGTCCGCGAGGATGGGGCTGACGAAGGGGTCGGTGCGCTGGGCGGGCTCGCGGATATAGTTGGACCAGAGGGTTTCCATTTCCGCGGTGCCGAGAAGATAGTGGCCATCGGCGAAACGCCGGTGGCTTTCGCTTTCCATGCGCGCATCGAAGGCTCCGTAATTGAGCACAACGCCGGAAAGCGCATCGCCATAGTCGCTTTCGCGCAGGGTGAGCGCTGTGGCAAGGGCGAGATTGGCGCCCGCCGAATCCCCGCCGATGGCCAGACGGGCCGGGTCGATGCCCCATTCCTCGCCGCGATTGGCCAGAAGGCGCACCAGATCGGCCAGAAGGGTGAGCTGGTTGGGGAATTTGGTCTCCGGGGCAAGCGGGTATTCCACCCCGATCACCGTGATGCCGGCGCGGGAAGCGTATTCGCGCATCAGCCGGTCATGGGTATCAAGACTGAAAAAGGTCCAGCCGCCGCCATGCAGATAGATCAGTGCCGGAAGCGGGCCGGGGCGAGGGGTGTGGATGCGGGTGCGCAGTTGACCGATAACCCTGTTGACCGAGCGGTAAAGGGCTGGGCCACCCTTTGCCCAGGGCGCGCGCACCGCTTCGGCGAACTGGCGCCGGGTTTCGATATCGAGGGTTTGAAAGGCAGGAAATTGCCCATAGGCGGCGGTTACGCCATCGACAAAGGCGATCAGCTCAGGGTCGAGCCCTTCGGCAAGCCGGGGGTCGGAATTGGGACCGTTTTGCATTAAATCATACTATAATAAGGCTAAGAAAAGATCCTTCTATAGTGGCGGGACCTTAAATCGGAATTGTGGGAATCGTTTCAATTGTATGTGCATGTCGGGCCGGCTCGAGAGTTACCGCGGCTGACCGGCCTCGCGCAGGGATCGATCCGTCAGGACCATGAGGCGGAACGGGGTGTTTTCGGGCAGCAGGGCGTGGGTGGCCAGGAGCACGGTGCGCCCGGCCAGCGCGTTGGGGAAATCCGCAAGGAGGGCCAGTTCGGTTTCCCGGTCGAGCCCGGCTGTGGGCTCGTCCAGAAGAACGATCGGGGCCGGAGAGAGCAGGGTGCGGGCGAGGCACAGGCGTCTTGCCTGCCCGGCCGACAGGGTCGTGCCGGTTTCGCCCAATATCGTATCGAGGCCGTGGGGCAGGGCGCGGATTGTGGTTTCGAGCCGGGCATTTTTCAGCGCGGCGTAAAGTTCGGCATCGGTGGCGTCGGGTTTGGCAATCAGGAGGTTGTTGCGCACCGTATCGAGAAAAACGGGGCTCTCCTGGCTGAGCAGGGCGATATGGGCGTGCAGATCGGTCTGGGCGATGTCGCGGATATCGGTGCCATCGATGCGGATGGCGCCCGATTGGGGATCGTAAAGGCGCAGCAGGAGGTGGAGCAGGCTCGACTTTCCCGCGCCGCTGGGGCCGAAGATGGCGATGTGTTCGCCCGGAGCGAGTGTGAGCGAGACCTCGGATAGGACCGGCTCGGCGTTGGGGTAGGCGAACGCCACGGTTTCAAATGTGATGGCGCCGGTTGTCGGGCAGGGCACCGGGCGGGCCAGGTCGCGTATGGCGATCGGAGCGGTGGCGATCTGGTGCAGGCGCTCGGCGGAGGCCAGCGCAGCGCCGAGCTTGCCGATGGAGCGCACGATGACGGCGGTCGCTTCGAAACTGCCCAGCGCGGCAAAGACCAGACCGGCAAGGACGGGGCCTTCAAGGGCGCCCGATTGCACGGCACTCAATCCGACAAAGACAATGGCGAGCAGCGCGAGGCCGGTGACGGCCTGCACGGCCGCCGCGGCAATCGTTGTGGCCAGGCCCTGACGGTTGCGCAGGTGGGCGAGGGTTTTGCTGGCCGCGTCGAAACGGGCGGCGACAAAGCCGGTCTGGCCGAAAACGACGAGATCGTCATGGCCTGCGATGGCGTCGAGCACATGGGCGCGCAAGGTGGCGGCGGCTTGGACGGCATCGCGGCCCAGCGTCCTGGTCGTGCGGGCGAGAACGGCGGGAATGACGAGAATGCTCGTGGCGATGGCGCCCAGATAGATCCACGCGGCGTCGGGCAAAAGGACGAACAGCACCGCCGAGACCGCGCCGCCGAGCACCAGCGCGGCAAGGAACGGGCCGATGGCGAGCAGGAAGACGGTATCGAGTGCGTCGATATCGGCGGTCATGCGGGTGACGAGATCGCCGTGGCGCAAGGAGCGATCGGCCAGTGGCAGGCGCGGGAACAGCGCGCCAAACAGCCAGCGGCGCAGATCGGACAGCAGGGTAAGGGTGGCGTTGTGGCCGACCAGTTTTTCAAAATAGCGGGCCAGGATGCGGATAAAGGAAAAGCCGCGCACCATGGCCGAGGGGGCGAAAAGATTGAACGAGACGCCGAGCGCGGTCAGCGCGGTGGCGGTCAAAAACCATCCCGAAACGCCGAGCAGAGCGGTGCCGGCGGCCAGCGTTACGAGCGAAAGCAACAGCGCGAGGGCAAGCCTTCCGGCGTGCGGCCTGAACAGAGGCGCGAAAAACAAGAGCGACTTCATGCGCGGTCCTCCCGCCTGCTCGCGGACGGTTTGGCGCGATGCGGCGTCGCCAGCAGCTTGCCGCCGGCCATGCGCAGCACGGAATCGGCGCGGGCGGCGACGGTCGCGGAGTGGGTGAGAATAATCAGGGTGCGGCCTGCGGCGAAGGCGAAGACCTGATCGAGCACTTGGGCTTCGGTTTCGGGGTCGAGATGGGCGGTGGGCTCATCGAGGATGATGAGCGCCGGATCGGTCAGAAACAGCCGGGCCAGCCCGATGCGCTGGATCTGGCCGCCCGAGAGCCCGTATCCGCCTTCGCCAACCAGAGTGTCGAGGCCGTCGGGGAGCGCAGTCGCGAACGCGGTCACCAGCGCGCGGTCGGCAGCGGATGCGATGGCGGCGCGGTTGGCCAGGGGATCGGCAAAGCCGATGTTTTCGGCGATGGTGCCGGTGAAGATGCGGGGCTTTTGGGCGATGAAAGCGAGGGCGCCGCGCAGATCGGGTTCGGACCAGTCAGCGACCGGGCGGCCATCCAGACCGATCGCGCCATCGAACGGGATCAGTCTGGTTATGGCGCGGGCGAGGGTGGATTTGCCGATGCCGCTCGGGCCCATGATGGCGAGGGTCTTGCTCGGGGGCAGATCGAGGTCGAGGGCGTTAAGGATGGGGGTGCCCAAAGCGGTCTGGACGGTGAGGCCGTTGATGGTGAGACCGGCAGCGGGTTTGCCTGCCGCAGCGGGCGGCGCGAGGTCGGCGCTTTGCAGAGCATCGGGGGCGGCGACGAGGCTTCCGATTTCGGCCAGAGCCGAGCGGGCGGTGGCGCGGTCGTGATAGTGGGCGGCCAGTTGGCGCAGCGGGGCATAGACTTCCGGCGCCATGATGAGGGCGAGCAACCCCGCGCTGAGGGTCAGGCCGGGGTTGATGCCGAGGAACCCCAGATAGGTCAGGCCGACATAAAGCGCGACGCCGGCGACACCGAGGGCGGCGAAAAATTCGAGGATAGCCGAGGACAGAAAGGCGATGCGCAGCACGGCGTTGGTGCGGCGGCGCAAGGCTTCGCTGGCGGCGTGAACGTCGTTTATGGCGTCGGCCTCGCGTCCGAAGAGCTTGAGGGTCAGCAAGCCGCGCAGCCGGTCGGCGAAATGGGCCGAAAGGCGCGAGAGCGCATTGGCCTGCCGGTCGGTGGCCGCCTGGGCGCCCCAGCCGGCCAGCGCCATGAACACCGGGATCAGCGGCGCGGTGAACAGAAACAACAGCGCCACGACCCAATCGATGGGGAACAGAACGACCGCAAAGGCGACGGGCAGGATGGCTGCGGCGATCATGGCGGGAAGGTAGCGGGCAAAGAAATTTTCCAGCCCGTCGACCTGATCGATCAAGGCCGCGGCAACGGCGCCAGAGGCGGGCTTCAGACCCAGCGCGTGGCGTTGGGCGAGAAGGTGGGAGAACAGGCGATCGCGCAAGGACTTCTTGATGGCTTGGGCGCCGATGGTGCCGGCCTGCTCCCCGATCATGCCCAGAACGGCGCGGGCAAGGATGATGACGGCCATTGCACCGATGAGCCCCATCACGGCGGCAAGCGATTCGCCATCCTCGATGGTGCGGCCCAGCGTTTGCGCCAAAAGCCACGCATAGACCACAAGCAGCACACCCGAGACGAGCGGGGTAACGATGGCGAGGGTGAGCGCATGCCCGCCCAGCGTCCGCAAACCCATGAGGTTGCTCGCGCCTTTTGCCGGTGCAATCGTATCAGTTGGTGAGGCCATTTTGCGTACCATACGCGAAAGTAAGGGCGTGGGGATGCGTTATCCCGCCGCGCGGCGCCTTGATCCAGGTCAATGTGGCCAAACGGTGCTAAAGTGTAGGCGTTAGGCAGTCGCCATCCGCCAGTTCCGGCGCTCGATCTGCGGATGGCACGTAACGATTTAGGGGCATACCTATGATCGACGAAGTCGTCGTAAACCTGTCGCGATTGCAATTTGCTGCGACCGCTCTCTATCACTTCCTGTTCGTGCCGCTGACGCTGGGGCTTTCTTTCATGATGGCGATCATGGAGAGCACCTATGTGATGACGGGGCGCGAGATCTGGCGAAAGATGACCCTGTTCTGGGGCACGCTGTTCGGCATCAACTTCGCCATGGGCGTTGCGACCGGCATCGTCATGGAATTCCAGTTCGGGATGAACTGGTCCTATTACAGCCATTACGTGGGCGACGTGTTCGGCGCGCCTCTGGCCATTGAAGGGCTGATGGCGTTTTTCCTCGAAGCCACGTTTATCGGGCTGTTCTTTTTCGGCTGGGACCGGCTTTCCAAGGTCGGCCATCTGGTCGTCACCTGGCTCGTGGCGCTGGGAGCCAATTTCTCGGCCCTGTGGATCCTGATCGCCAATGGCTGGATGCAGTATCCGGTGGGCGCGACATTCAATCCCGACACCATGCGCATGGAAGTGACCGACTTCATGGCGGTGCTGTTCAACCCGGTGGCGCAGGCCAAATTCGTGCACACGGTTTCGGCCGGGTATGTAACGGGCGCGGTGTTCGTGTTCGGCATCAGCGCGCTGTTCCTGCTCAAGGGCAAGCATGTCGAACTGGCCAGGCGCTCGATGGTGGTGGCAGCCAGTTTCGGCCTGGCTTCGGCATTGTCGGTGGTCGTTCTGGGCGACGAGAGCGGGTATGTGGCGACCGAGCATCAGAAGATGAAGATCGCGGCGATGGAGGCGATGTATCACACAGAGCCCGCCCCCGCCGGGCTGAGCCTTGTGGCGTTTCCCATCGGCAATGGCGAGGTGTTCGAGATCAAGATCCCCTGGGTTCTAGGCCTGATCACGACGCGCAGCTTCGATACGGAACTTCCCGGCATCGACGAGCTTGTCGAGCACGCGGAAACGCGGATCGAAAACGGGCTTTTGGCCTATGAGGCCGTCGCGGCCCTTGAGGAGAACCGGCAGGATGAAGATGCCCGCGCGGTGATCTCGGAAACCTGGCCCGATCTGGGCTATGCGCTGCTCCTCAAGCGCTATCGGGTCGATATCGAGAACGCCACGCCCGAGGAAATCTCAATGGCGGCGGCCGATACGGTGCCGGCGGTGTGGCCCCTGTTCTGGACTTTCCGGCTGATGGTGGGCATCGGGTTCTTCTTTATCGCGTTCTTTGCCCTTTCCTTCTGGAAGGCGTCACGCGGCACGCTGGAGACCCATCGCTGGTTCTTGTGGGGCGCCGTGGCGGCCATGCCACTGCCCTGGCTTGCGGCGGAGGCGGGCTGGATCATCGCCGAGTTCGGGCGACAGCCCTGGGCCATCGAGGGGGTTCTGCCGACCTTTTATGCGGCCTCGGGGCTGACCGTGCTCGACCTTTCGCTCAGCCTGACCTTCTATGTCACGGTCTATACGATCCTGGCGATCATCATGGTGATCCTGATGGTCAAGGCGATCCAGGCCGGGCCCAAGGATTATGTGGCGCTCCTCAATGGCGAGCCTGACGCCATGGAAACGCCCGCGCCCAAATCGGACATTCCGCAATCGCCTGAAGGCTATGGCGATGACGAGCCAAGCGGCAAGCCCGCCCCGGCTGAATAAGGAGAGCGAAAAATGGATTTCATTCCAATTGATTATGAAACGCTGCGCCTTATCTGGTGGGCGCTGCTGGGCGTGCTTCTGATCGGCTTTGCCATCATGGGCGGCATGGATCTGGGCATGGGGGCGCTGTTGCCCTTTGTGGCCCGGACCGACGACGAGCGGCGCGTAATGCTCAACCTGCAGGGCCCGACCTGGGAGGGCAATCAGGTGTGGCTGGTGCTTGGCGGCGGCGCGATCTTTGCGGCCTTTCCGCCGCTTTATG
This genomic window contains:
- a CDS encoding alpha/beta hydrolase fold domain-containing protein, with translation MQNGPNSDPRLAEGLDPELIAFVDGVTAAYGQFPAFQTLDIETRRQFAEAVRAPWAKGGPALYRSVNRVIGQLRTRIHTPRPGPLPALIYLHGGGWTFFSLDTHDRLMREYASRAGITVIGVEYPLAPETKFPNQLTLLADLVRLLANRGEEWGIDPARLAIGGDSAGANLALATALTLRESDYGDALSGVVLNYGAFDARMESESHRRFADGHYLLGTAEMETLWSNYIREPAQRTDPFVSPILADLKGLPPTFMTIADLDILRDENLALKSAFEAANVPVSGGLYPGSVHAFLEAVSVSSLAARALDDGAAWLRERLGA
- a CDS encoding cytochrome ubiquinol oxidase subunit I, with the translated sequence MDEVVVNLSRLQFAATALYHFLFVPLTLGLSFMMAIMESTYVMTGREIWRKMTLFWGTLFGINFAMGVATGIVMEFQFGMNWSYYSHYVGDVFGAPLAIEGLMAFFLEATFIGLFFFGWDRLSKVGHLVVTWLVALGANFSALWILIANGWMQYPVGATFNPDTMRMEVTDFMAVLFNPVAQAKFVHTVSAGYVTGAVFVFGISALFLLKGKHVELARRSMVVAASFGLASALSVVVLGDESGYVATEHQKMKIAAMEAMYHTEPAPAGLSLVAFPIGNGEVFEIKIPWVLGLITTRSFDTELPGIDELVEHAETRIENGLLAYEAVAALEENRQDEDARAVISETWPDLGYALLLKRYRVDIENATPEEISMAAADTVPAVWPLFWTFRLMVGIGFFFIAFFALSFWKASRGTLETHRWFLWGAVAAMPLPWLAAEAGWIIAEFGRQPWAIEGVLPTFYAASGLTVLDLSLSLTFYVTVYTILAIIMVILMVKAIQAGPKDYVALLNGEPDAMETPAPKSDIPQSPEGYGDDEPSGKPAPAE
- the cydD gene encoding thiol reductant ABC exporter subunit CydD — encoded protein: MASPTDTIAPAKGASNLMGLRTLGGHALTLAIVTPLVSGVLLVVYAWLLAQTLGRTIEDGESLAAVMGLIGAMAVIILARAVLGMIGEQAGTIGAQAIKKSLRDRLFSHLLAQRHALGLKPASGAVAAALIDQVDGLENFFARYLPAMIAAAILPVAFAVVLFPIDWVVALLFLFTAPLIPVFMALAGWGAQAATDRQANALSRLSAHFADRLRGLLTLKLFGREADAINDVHAASEALRRRTNAVLRIAFLSSAILEFFAALGVAGVALYVGLTYLGFLGINPGLTLSAGLLALIMAPEVYAPLRQLAAHYHDRATARSALAEIGSLVAAPDALQSADLAPPAAAGKPAAGLTINGLTVQTALGTPILNALDLDLPPSKTLAIMGPSGIGKSTLARAITRLIPFDGAIGLDGRPVADWSEPDLRGALAFIAQKPRIFTGTIAENIGFADPLANRAAIASAADRALVTAFATALPDGLDTLVGEGGYGLSGGQIQRIGLARLFLTDPALIILDEPTAHLDPETEAQVLDQVFAFAAGRTLIILTHSATVAARADSVLRMAGGKLLATPHRAKPSASRREDRA
- the cydC gene encoding thiol reductant ABC exporter subunit CydC, giving the protein MKSLLFFAPLFRPHAGRLALALLLSLVTLAAGTALLGVSGWFLTATALTALGVSFNLFAPSAMVRGFSFIRILARYFEKLVGHNATLTLLSDLRRWLFGALFPRLPLADRSLRHGDLVTRMTADIDALDTVFLLAIGPFLAALVLGGAVSAVLFVLLPDAAWIYLGAIATSILVIPAVLARTTRTLGRDAVQAAATLRAHVLDAIAGHDDLVVFGQTGFVAARFDAASKTLAHLRNRQGLATTIAAAAVQAVTGLALLAIVFVGLSAVQSGALEGPVLAGLVFAALGSFEATAVIVRSIGKLGAALASAERLHQIATAPIAIRDLARPVPCPTTGAITFETVAFAYPNAEPVLSEVSLTLAPGEHIAIFGPSGAGKSSLLHLLLRLYDPQSGAIRIDGTDIRDIAQTDLHAHIALLSQESPVFLDTVRNNLLIAKPDATDAELYAALKNARLETTIRALPHGLDTILGETGTTLSAGQARRLCLARTLLSPAPIVLLDEPTAGLDRETELALLADFPNALAGRTVLLATHALLPENTPFRLMVLTDRSLREAGQPR
- a CDS encoding (R)-mandelonitrile lyase, whose translation is MEIIRAGATASGKGPADWFTGTVRIDPLFNRFDPERVQGAAVTFEPGARTAWHTHPLGQTLIVTSGFGRAQRWDGPIEEIGPGDVVWFAPGEKHWHGAEPETAMTHIAVQEVQDGRAVDWLEKVSDEEYGA